In Nocardioides daphniae, the DNA window CCACCACGCCGGCTATCAGCGCTGGGCCGGGGCGATCGGCATCGGCGTCGGCCGAGGTCTGTGCCGGCGGAGGTTCGGACGGGTCCGCGGGCTGCGCATGGTCCGGGCGAACATCAATGGGCTCTTCGACGCTGAAGGCGAGATCGCCTTGCACCGGGTGTCCGTCCGCCGAGGTCACACGGAACGTGACGCGCCAGGTCCCGCCGGTCGCCATGCCGTCGGGGATCGTGGCCACCAGCGCCGTGGTTTCGGGGCCCGGAGCGACGTCGAGCCGTGCCGGCTCACGATTCCCAATGATCAGCGCCACGATCGCGAGTCGCGAATCCATCGGCTCGTTGAAGGTGAGCGTCACCTGGGCCGGCGGCTGACGCAACGTCGTCGCGGCCTTCGGATCTGAGGCGATGAGCTCGGTGTGCGCGGAAGCCGGCGGAGGTGGCACCACCGCGGCCCCCAGGACGACCCCCATTGCGAGCGCGACCAGGCGCAGGCTCGTCCGGAGTAGAGACTGCATTGACTTGGATCCTTCGTGGTTGTCAGACGCCCGCGTACGAATGGAGGCCCGGTATCCAGATGTTCACGCCGACGAAGTTGAAGAGGAATGCGGCGTAGCCCAGCACGCCGAACCAGTTGGCTCGAGCTCCGCGCCACCCGGCCGTTGCCTGGGCGTGCAGGTAGGCGGCGTACAGCACCCAGGTGATGAATGCCCAGGTCTCCTTCGGGTCCCAACCCCAGTAACGGCCCCATGCCGCCTCTGCCCAGACCGCGCCAGCCAGCACCGCGAAGGTCCAGATCGGGAAGCCGAACACCACCAGCCCGTAAGCGGCCCGCTCCAAGGCAGCGGTCATCCCGGCCGGATCCGTGGCCTCACCCCGGCGGCGCTCCCGCCAGCGCCGGAACAGGAAGACCACCGATGCGATCGCAGAGATCGTGAACGCGCCGCCGGCCACGATGGCGGCGGCCACATGAATGGCGAGCCAGTAAGAGTTCAGGACGGGAATGAGTGCATCGACCGGGACGTAGAGCACGGTCACGGCGAAGCCGAGAATCACCAAAGCCAGGCCGGCGACACCGACGTTGAGGCGGTCGATGGGAAAGCGACGTCGAGCAACGAGGAAGGCCACGGCGATCGACGCGGCGCCGACCAGCGCAAACTCGTACATGTTTCCCCAGCGGCCCGCTCAGCCGCGACGCCGCGGGCGATCACCGATCCGACGTTGAGGGCGCACGCGGCGGCCAGCAGTGCGACGGCGCCTCCTGTCAGGCGCCCCGGCCTGGTTGTCGGGCCTTCCGCGAGAGCCCGCTCGCTCAGGCTTGTCCCGGCGCCTCCGTCGTGGGCATGCACGGAGCCCGCGCTCCCAGCGGTCGACGAGACAGCGGCAGGCCTGCCGGTCCACGCCACCATGCGGCTGCGGGCCAGGTCGGCAGCGCTGACGATGAAGGCGGCCGCGTAGGCGGCGATCGCGGCGGCGACCAGCGCGTCGGACAGGGATGCGGCGTTCATGCCGGACTCCTCAATCGGTTCGATCGTTCGGGCGAGACGGTGGTCACGAGGGCGAGCAGCTCATCGGCCTCGCCGTCGGGAAGTGTGCGGCGGGTCAGGGACCGGCCGGCCAGCTCGATCCTCACGCCTCCATCCGGCAGGTCGGTCACCCGCACCCACTGCCGTCGGCGTCTGACAATGAGAGAGGCGGTCAGGCCGACGAGTAGGAGAAGACCGGCGACGAGCGCAATCTCCTTGCCCGGGTCGCGGGCGACTTGGAAGTTGGCGAACCGCGCTACGCCGTCGAAGGTGATGGATCCTGCTCCGTTCGGGAGCTCCATGGTCTCGCCGATCCTGAGGCTTTCCCGACCGATTGGCTGAAGGTCACTCTTGTCGAGGGTGAACACCGACTGCGGGACACCGGCGTCCATGCCCAGGTCGCCGGTGTACGCGACCAGGTCGAGGCGGGGGGCCCACAGTGCCGGGAACTCTGATCGGGACCCGCCGGCCGGGGGTGCTGTCGGCAGCAGGACCCCTTCAAACCCGAGTTGGCGAGGTTCCGCAGACGGCACCTTGATGACCCCGTCGCTGGTCAATGCACCATCCGAGGGCAAGAAGATGACGGCATCGGAGAACACCACGTCCCCGCGCCCGTCCCTGACCGTGACCTTCGGGGCGTAGCCGTGGCCGCTCAGGAACAACTTGGTGCCCTCGACGTCGAGCGGCTCGTTCGGTCGGATGGTGGCCGAGCCCTCGTCTCCCGCGGAGGTGTAGCTCACGTGGGCGTCGAACTTGCGTGGCTCGCCGACCTTGGGGCCTGACGGAGCGAACGCGGTTTCCAGCGTTCGGAGTGTCACTGAGAACGGCGTCAGGTCGTCCACATCCATGAGGGCGGCGGGGGTCAGTGCGTCGTAGGAGGAGCTGACGTTGGTGAACGTCTCGCCCTCGACGAGCGCCACACGGCCCTCGTAGCCGAGCAGCTTGCTGCCCGCCATTCCGACCAGCAGCACGAGCAGCGAGAGGTGGAACGCCAAGTTGCCGAGCTCGCGGGCGTAGCCCTTCTCGGCCGCGATCTCGGTGTCCGAAGTCGAGATGCGGTAACCCCTCCCGCGCAGCACTGCTGCCGCCCGGGCGAGGACCACGCCCCGGGGGGCGTCGAGGGTGACCCGGTGATAGCTGTCCATGCGGTCCAAACGCCGGGGGCCCGGGGGCGGCGTCGCGCGCGACTCCCGCCACAACCTCGCACACCGCGGGATCACGCAGCCGGTCATCGAGAAGAGCAGCAGCAGGTACGTCGCCGCGAACCAGGGCGAGGAATACACCTCGAACAACCCCATACGATCAAGCCACGGCGCAAGACGAGGGTGCTCGGCTTCATACCGAACAACCGCCGCCGGATCGGAGGCCACGTTCCGCTGCGGCAGGACGGAGCCCGGAACTGCCGCGACGGCAAGCAGCGCGAGCAGCATCACCGCTGTGCGCATCGACGTCAGCGTGCGCCACATCCACCGTCCCCAGCCCCACCCGGGAGCCGAACCGCGCAGGGCGCCGATGGAGTTCTCCGTTGCCACGCTCAACCAACCGATTCGCTCAGGACCACATCTACTAGGACAAATAGTAGACCGCGGAATGGCATCAGCAGCATGCGGGACTCCGGACCGAGACTTGGGCGTCCGGCGCGCGCTTCGTGCCGCAGTGGTCGCCCTTGTTCTGGTCGGCCTTATGTCGATGCAGGGCTGGGTCCCATGCGGGCGCGCACCCACGGGCATGGGCACCTCCAGGTCCGGACGGGGTGCCTGCTTCGGCGCACGGTGTGGCGCGGAGCCACGCCGCAACGACCCGCGCCGGTCGCGGCTGCGGGTGACGCTGACACTCACGGGTCCGGCCACGGAACTCAAGACCCGTTCGTGCACCAGACCCCTATGAGCCTGCTGCCAGCAAGCTCGGCCGCCGTTGCGACACGGGGTGGGGTGCGTCGGCCTCTGTGGGTCGAAGCAGACGCCTCCGAACGCTCCGCTTCGGCTGGCACGCATGCTAGAGCGGTCACCTGGGCCTACGACTCAAAGCCTTAGGGATCCTGGTTCGGCTGAACCCACTGGCTGCCAGCCTGTCCGTTCTTGCGATTCAGACCCCCGCTGGTCCCTCAGGATTTCGCGGACGCAGGAAGGTGGCAAATGAACTGAAGCCGCGCGGGATGCAACCTCCGTGGTCATCGCGGCCGTGGCACTCGCAGCCCGGAGAGCTGTTGCCACGGGTCTTGGGATAGGTACCCAACGCCGGGCAAGGATGTCGGCCGGAGAAATCCATACGACATCACCTTCGGGTGGAGCGGCGACACAGCCCGACTCAACGTCGTTGTGCGCTCGACGCGAGAGAGCACGCGCGGGGCCCGTCAGGTTGGGGGTGTCGGCCTTCTCGGCGACGACGTGCGCGAGCTCGGAGCCGGCCTCGATCGCTCGGAGGGTCGCCGCGGTGGCCTGGGGGAGCCCGGGCCGGGTGGCGATGACCTCCGGTGTCGCCAGCGTGGTGGTGTCGTGGGTGATCTGGCGGTAGGCGGCTCGGACTTCCGCGGCTGCGCGGGCCAGGGGCTCCTCGAGGCGGGCGCCCGGGGGAGCGAGGTCGCCCCAACGGCTGGCCAGGTTGCTCCAGGAGTGACCGGCGTCGGCGATCGCGGGGACGAGCCGGTCGGAGGGTTCCAGGATCCCGGCAGTGGCGGCAGCGTCGACGAGCACCATGCTCGCGCCGGCGATGAGGCCCTGGGTGCGGGTGATCAGGAGGATGTTGGAGGGCTCGAGCTGACGGGCCAGGGCACGGTGGGACTGGATGTCCCAGTCGGCGAGCGCCTGGGCCAGTCGGCCGGGGTCGTCGACGGGCCGGATGGCCTCGCCGGTGAGGGCGTGGGGGAACCGGTTGGTCAGGTAGCTGCGGGCGGTGTTCTCGCACGCGGACATCCGGTCGACCCAGACCCCGGTGGGTGCCACAGCGTAGGGGGAGTGGTGCTGGGCCAGTTGGACGCGGCGGCCTGATTCGCGGGCGTCGGTTACGCGGTCGCGGCCGTTGTCGTGCAGGGCGACGTTGACGGCGTGAGCGGTCAGGTACAGCCCGTGCATGATCCTGGTGCGAGCTGCCTCGAGGTCGCGGTGGGCTTCGGTCTGCTCGTGGGGGATCGCGGCGCCGTAGCGGCGCACGAGCGCTGCGGCGTTGAGGAGGGTCTGGGTCATCTGGTCGACGCGGGGGTTGGTCGGGCCCTGACCTGGCCAGGCCTTCCGGCCGGTCAGGCTGGACTCGATGGTCGCGGCCTGCGCGGAGAGGCTGGTGATGGGACGGTCGCGCTCGTCGACGCCCGGCCGCCCGCCCGGGAGTGAGGCCCACAGGTCCTCCGCGGCCGCGACCATCGTCGGCCAGCTGCGCAGCAGCGTGCCGGCGTCGTCGCCGCCGACGTCCATGAGCAACTGGCGAGCCAGATGGTCGACGTCGAAGAGCATCTCGCCGATGCTGCGTACGTCGCGCGTGGTCATCGGGATCTGGTCGACGTCGAAGAGCTCCTGGTCGATGTCGGCGTACGCCAGGCGCCGGTCAGTAGCCAAGGCCGCGCGCTTCCCTGATGAGGTCGCACAGGTCGACGACCAGCTGCGAGCCGTGGACCAGGTCCGGCTGGTGCAGCGGCAGCGGCCGGGTCAGCTCCTCGGCCTCGGTGAGCAGCTGCAGCGGCGTGCGCTCCTCGAGCTCGTCGGCGTCGACGTCGGCCAGCTCGTAGTCCTCAGGCAGCAGCGCGCTGGCCTGAGAGTGCGCGAGGTAGACGCCGAGCCCGAGGTCGTGCAGCGGCGAGTCGGCGGTGGCCCTGTCAGCGTCGCTCCACACCTGGGTGGCGGCCTGGCGCAGCAGGTGCGCGATCGAGCCGAGGGGGTCCCAGGTGCTGTCCGGGTTGAGGGTGTCCACGGGTGTTCCTTTCGGTTGGAGGTCGGTCTGGCCCATGAACCCACGTCCGCGTCGGTCCTCGCTCCACTGGACGGCGGGCTGTGGATAACTCGGGGTGGTGTCGGCGGCTGGGCACAAACTGGTCTCGTTCGCCTATGTCGTACGGCGGTCGCCGAACGATCACCGCGAGCAAAGTCAAGAGATTCGCACTGGTGCTGATAGATGGAGGAGGGTCGTGATGATGAGGTTCCCGATGACCGTGCTGAGGGTGGTGACGCTGGCGCCGGCGCTGCTGGTGAGCTTCGTCCTCACCGTCGTGATGTGCGCCCTGCTCCCTCCGGCGCTGGGCCTGGTGGCGTTCATGGCCGCCGGCGGGGTCCTGGTCGCGCTCGCGATGGGGCAGCTGCAGCAGCCGGCGATCGCGGCGCTGACCAACTCGCGGCCGGCGACCGAGGCCGAGTTCCGGGTGATGGCGCCGGTGCTGGCAGAGCTGGGCGCCGCGGCGTCGACATCGCCACGCTGTTCGTACGCCGGGCGCAGCGTCCAAGCACCCCGGTGGCAGTGGCGGTCGGGCGGCGCACCGTGGTGGTCAGCCCGGGCCTGGTCGACGCGACGTACCGCGGCGGCGTGACCGGGGCGGAGGCGGCCGCGGCGCTGGCCCATGCGGTCGGCCGACACCGGGCTCTGCGGCCGCGGGTGGAGCTGGCGGTGCTCGCGGCGACGACGCCCTGGCGGCTGATCGTGGCTACGTTCCTCGGCATCGGCCGGGCCTTCGCCTGGCTGCGGTTCATGCGGCTGGCCTGGACGCTGCGCGGCGTCGTGGGCGTGATCTGCGTGGTGCAGTCCATGGTCGAGGGCCGGGCCTGGGCCGGGCTCCTCGGGGGCGCCGTCATCGCGCTGACCTACCTGGTGCCGGCTGCCGGCCGGCGGATCGACCTGCGCACCGAGGCAGAGGCCGACCAGTTCGTGCTCGGACTCGGACTCGGGCCCGTCCTTGCGGGGCTGCTGCGGCGCTACGGCCACCCGATGACGCTCGAGCGGATGCAGCGCCTGGACACCGCCACCGACCATCCCGCCGAGCAGCCTCAGCGGCCGCGGCTGCACCTGGTGCACGGCTGAGGCTGTTCTCGAGCGGTTTCGGCGGCTGACGTCGCGCTACTCGTCGTCCTGGAAGCCGGACGTGGAGTGGTGCACGCAGCCGCGGCCGTTGCCCTCGTGCGGCTTGTGGTTCATGCACGGGAACGGTCCGAGCTTGTGTGAGCAGTCGACCCAACGGACGTTCGAGACGTTCGAGGAGCTGACGGCCGTCGCGAGTGCGGTTGCCATGGCTGCCTCCTACCGGCGCGGGCCGCGGCGGCCGAGCTGGGGCCGCTGGTAGGCGGCCGTGTCGGTGTGGTCGTGCTGGCGGCCGGACCGGTGCACCTGCGCGATCTCGGCGTCGGGGGAGGGGCCGGTGTCGGCGGCCGCGGCCTGGGCAGCGGCCGCCTCGGTGGCACTGATCTCCTCGGCGCTCTGGCGGGCCTCTTCCTCGAGCGCGGCTTCCTCGCGAGCGGCTTCACTCATGTGAACTCCTGGATCCCGTGGACCGGCACCGGCTGCGCCAGTCCTCCTTGGTCTCCTAAGTGCGGGCCGGGTCCGGAGCGATCACCTCGGCCGATCCGTGTTGACGCCCGGGTCAGTCAGGCCGACTGCGCCAGCAGCGTGGCCCCCAGCAGCTGCGCGGTGTTGCTCGAGGACCGCCCGGGATCCGCTCGTACCGGGCCGGTCACACGAAGGGTGGGTGTCGAAGCCCTCCTCAACGACGATCCGGTGCAGCTGGCCACCGCAGGCACGACAGCGCCGGTCAGTGTGAGTAGGGCACTCTTCGACCGACACGGCGCACGGCAGGCATGCCGCGGTGGCCCCTGGCTCACCTGGTGGTCGCGGTCCCAGTCGCGCCGCTGGCAGAGCAGCGTGGCGGTCTGTTGCCACAGCGCGTGCTCGAGGTGGGCCGGGGCCAGTCGGCCGAGCGCCTGGTCGACCGCGGCCTTGCGCAGCTGCTCACCGCACCCGAGTACACGTTCGTCGACGCCGCGGCGGCAGCACCATCGGGCCAGTGTCTTCGCCGCGGTGGCCAGCTGCTCGTCCATGTCGGTCTCCCGGCTCTCAGCAGCGGCCCCACAGGCCGCGGCCAGCGTCCTGGGCATCGTCGACGGCCGTGGAGTAGGACTCCTCGCGGGCAAGCGCTGGTCCGGCTTCGTAGCGGCGGGCGGCGCCGCTGGCCAGGAGCTCGCCGGTCACGTCGACGTCGCCGGCGTTTGTCGATCGGTCGACGTAGCGCAGCAGCCGGTCGTAGCGGTCACGGTTGGGCTGGCCGGTGTCGGTGACGAGCTCGACGGTGCTGCCGACCGGAGCGAGCTGCTCGAGGAGCCTGGTGGCGTCCTCGGCGTAGCACTCGGCCGGCTCGGGCGGGTGCGCCGCTTCGGGGGCGTCGATCCCGAGCAGCCGGACTCGGCCGAGCTGGCGGCCGCCGAGCGTCTCGGTGCGGATCGTGTCGCCGTCGACGACGTGGGTCACCCGCGCCTGGGTGGTCGCACCCTCGGTCGGCTCGGGGCCCGTCTGGGTGCCGGGTAGCGCGGCCTTGATCCCGCCGGCGGTCAGCGCGACGATCGCGGCCGCAGCCAGGCCGATCAGGGCCTTCACCGGGCGACCTTCAGCCGGCGGCGCTCAGCGGCGACAGGGACCGCTCGCTGCTGCTCGCGCAGGCCGGGGGAGCGGTGACCGGGCTCGGGGACATGCTCGACGACGTCGCCGGCGCCGATGATGCTGCTGGCTGCTCGGGGAGATCCGCAGCGATCTTCGCGGCAGGTCCCGCAGCGGCGGGGTCTTCTCGATGCGCCGGGTCGCGGACCAGCACGGTGGTGTGGTCGCGGTCGAAGTGACGCGCGATCGCCGGCAGGCTGTGGCCGTGGATGCGGGCCGCGGTCATGGCCACGGCACGAGCGTCGGCGGCCGCCGGCTGCGGTCGGCGCCCAGGAGGACCTCCGGGCTGGTGCCGAAGGCCTCCGCGGCCGCGACCACGGCGTGCTCGACCGGCCCGTCAGGCTCGAGGTCGAGGCCGCCGCCGCGGCGGGGACTCCGCGGCAACGGGCGGAGGGTCCTCGGGGAGGTCGGCGGCGATCTTCTCGGCCAGGCCGTTCAGTGCGGGGGATTCGCGATGCGACGGGTCGCCTGGAGCACCGTGGTGTGGTCGCGGTCGAAGTGACGCGCGATCGACGGCAGGCTGTGCCCCTGGATGCGGGCCGCGGTCATCGCAACCGCACGGCCGTCGGCGGCCGCCCGGCTGCGGTCGGCACCCAGCAGGACCTCCGGTGTGGTCCCGAAGGCCTCAGCGGCCGCCACAACCGCATGCTCGACCGGGCCGTCAGGCTCGAACCTCGACGCCGGCGGGTGCAGGGGGACCACCGTGGCCTCGGAGCGGGGGGGAGTTGGGCGGTGTAGCGGTCGTTGACGTGCGCGGTGACGCGCGCCGCGGCGTCTGCCAGGCGTGGCCGCTCGGCCGTGTGGCGTACGGCGTGGATCACCGAGCCGTGGTCCTTGTCGAAGTGCTCGGCGATCACCGGCAGGGACAGGCCGACCACGCGTGCGGCGGTCATGGCCACCGCCCGGGCGTCGCTGACCGGTCGTCTGCGTTCGGCGCTGCGGATCGCCTCCGGGGTGGTGCCGAACATCGGAGCCGCGGCGTTGATGGCCAGCTCGCACACCGCGGCGGGGCCGGTGGCGGAGGAGGGGGTGCGCTCTGGTCGACCTGGACGGCCAGCACCGTCACGGGACCGCAGCTGCTCGGCGTCGAGCGGTGCGATCAGCTCGGCGACCTGGTCGTGCTGGCCGTTGCCGGCTGCGCGAGGATGAGGCCCGCCAGCTGGCGGCCGCCGTGGTCGAGGTCCATGACGCGCCTCCCGCCTACCGCGCCCGGGATCCGACGCTCCGTGCGGCCTGGTGCGGGATCTGGACGCGGCCTGCTCGGCCATGCGCCGGCGGGCGTTGTCGGTGATCTCGGTCGCGATGCCGGCCGACTGGCGGGCGCTGGCTGCAGCGTGGTCGACGACGTTCTCGAGCAGGCGCACGTCCTCGTCGGCGCGGCCAAGTTCCTTGCCGGCGGTCGCGATGCTCCGCTCGAGGGTGACCGGCTCCAACAGGGACGCGCGGAGTCGCCTGCTGAGCGGCCAGGTGCGCTCTCTCGACATGCTGGGCGGCCAGCCGGGCCATCGGCTTGGCCAGGTCGATCATCTCGCCGACAACCGCAAGCCGCGGCTTCAGTTGCGCGACGTCGCGGGCGAGAGCGGGATCGGTGGTGTCGGCGTCCCGGAGGACGTCGTCGGGCGTCGATGACGCCTGCGAGGCGCGTTCCAGGTGCCCGATGAGTTCGTCGGTCAGCTCGGCGTTGTCGTTGCAGCGGCGCTGCAGGCGGCTCAGGTGCTCGCCGGCGGCCTCGAGGTAGTAGTCGCCGCGGTCGGAGAGTCGCGCCTTGGCAGAGTCGAGCTCGGCGTCATCGAGCACCCGCAGAGCGGAGTTGATCGTGGTGTGCAGCTCCTCGACGACATGGCGGGCCCGTCCCACCGCCTGCTCGGCCATGAAGACGGCGTCGGCGGCATGCAGGGCGGTGTGGGTGGTGGTCATGCCGGGTCACCGCCTCGCGCCTCGGGCGGGGGAGTGCTGCCCGCTGGGGGCAGGACCTCGCGGAGCCGATCGAGCGCTGCCAGCGCCTGCTCGAGGTGGTCGCGGGCCTCCTGGACCGGGTCACGGTCGGCCGCGGCGGACGTGAATTCGGTGGGCGTGCTCACGGGCAACTCCTTGGTGGACCGGGGTCATCTCTCAGTCACCAAAGGAAGGTTGACCCGTCGGGGCGATCACCCGACGCGAAGAAATCTCGCGGGCCGCTCGGCGGGGGCCTGGGTCAGGGCTGGTCCCAGGGCATCGACTCCTGCCCGTCATCGACGCCCTGGCTGATGATGTGGGCCGTGGCGTTGCGCGCGGCGTCGAGGTGCTTGTGGAGGTCGACCGCGAGGCCCGGGCCTCCTCCAGGTGAAGGCGCGCCACGCCGATGGCCATGGCCGGGTCGGACTCGTCGGTCATCGTGTCCATGCTGAGCACCTGGTGGGCCTGGGCCTGCTCGAGCGCGCTGGACAGCTGCGAGAACGCCTGGGGGAGCGCGGCCGCGAGGTCGGCGAACTCCGCGAGCTGGTCAGAGGTCTCGGACGGGATCTCTTCCTGCTCCCACATGGTGGCGCGGTTGAAGCGGTAGACGTGCTCGCGGGCCGCCTGCACGTGCCCGTCGGCGCCGAGAGCTGGTCGTTGTCGCCCACCGTGGTGCCCTTCCTGCCGTGAAGTAGGGCTCGAGTCTCGCGGATCTCGCCGGCGCACGCGCGGACGCTGCTCGCGCCACTGTGGATAGCCATAGAGGTTCCCACCAAGGGTCCCCTCAGGCAGTTCCGGGCGGGAGACTGATCGGCCATGGACCAACAGGCGGCCTCGATCGCGCGACGCGTGGCCATGGCGGCGGCCGCCAGGTTCAACGCTTCGGCCGACGTCAAGGCCTATCGTCGGCTCGCGGCCGCGGTTGCGAGGTGGAAACGCCTGCAGCGCACCGAACCCTGGAGAACGTCGGCGTCGACGAGCTGCTCGACGACCTGGCAGACGTTCACGTCCCGGTGCTAGCCGTGGCCGGGGAGCGGCGGGTCAAGGCGATTGTGTGCACCCTCGCCCTCGACGAACACGTCCGTGGCATTTCGGTCGGAGCCACCAACCCCTGACAGGCCGCTGGATGCGCATAGGATCGGAGGACCAGCCCTCGAGCGGCTGATCTCAATTCAACACTGGCTGGTGCACTCCTGGGGTGCGCGCCCCCGAGGTAACGGGACGCAACCGTAGGCAACTGAAGCGCGATTTCACGCTCAGGACGCTGCTCAAGCGGGACCAAGCGTGGCGTGTTCACGGTTCAAATCCCCCTTCGCGCACGTGTGACAGGCCCCGGGTCCGAGGATCCGGGGCTTTGTCCATTCCGGACCGCGCGGCAGTGCGGTGCGCTCGGCTTCGGGTGTTCGGTCGTCGCCGTCACTTCGGCGTTGGGCCTCCTCGGTCGCCTGGGGTTCGGCGTCTCAGTCACCTAAGTCATCCGAGTCCTGCCCAGCGATCACCTGGCGGACGCTTTTTGTAGCGAGCGCCAGCTTCCGCGGCCATACCGCGCCGCGCGCGGCGAGCGGTCCAGTTGCCGAGCTAAGGGGAGACGGCTGTGCATGGGGCCACCTCGGTAGTGACGCCACTCAAGACCCTGGACTCCCGCTACACGCTCCGGCGGTTGGATTAACCCGCTCGCTCAGGCACCAGAGCCGCTACCCGTCGAAGGGGGTGGCGTGCTGGCTAGCCCGTCGGCGGCCGCGAGGGGTGGAGCGAGAGCGAGAGTGGCGGCGAAGACTTGTCGGATGGTCCTGGCTTACTGGACGGACAAACGGCGGGACCCTCTGGGGGTGCGAATCGGGGGCGTTGCGCCACGCCACTCCGAACATGCCCGATAGACTCAAACGCGATCTGCCCAAGACGGGTCTGCGAGGGTAGAAGGGAGGGTCGTCCGTGGCCACCAACGATCAGTTCAAGGCGCTCGTGAAGAGTCATGCTGACCGCGACGACTCCCAGTTCTACTCGGTCGCAATGCAGGTTGCGGCGAAGGCGGCCCGGTCCGGGCAGGACAAGTTCGCGCAGGAACTACGTGACATGGTCGACGCTCTCCGGAAACGAGAACCGGAGTCTTCGCGTGTCGCATCCGTTGTGCCGGTGTCGCAGCCACGGGGCGAGCTGGCGTCGCTGCTGACGGTCTCCTATCCCACGGCGCGTGTCGCCGACCTGGTTCTTTCCCAAGACCTTTCGGGGCGTCTCCGCCACGTTCTCACGAACAACGGCAGCGCGACGTACTCTCACGCCACGGACTGACTCCCGTACGGCGGATGTTGCTCATCGGACCGCCGGGTACGGGCAAAACGTCCACGGCCCGTGTCATGCGGGCGAGCTCGGATTGCCGTTGTTCGCGATCCGGCTGGACACCATCATCACCAAGTTCATGGGGGAGACCGCGGCCAAGCTTCGCCTCATCTTTGACGCCCTGGTCGAGACACGAGGCGTGTATCTCTTCGATGAAGTAGACGCGCTCGCGGGCGATCGAGCTGCCGCGAACGATGTGGGAGAGATCCGCAGGGTGCTGAACTCCTTCCTCCAGTTTCTCGAGGAGGATCCGTCCGACAGCATCATCATCGCCGCGACGAACCACCCTCAACTGTTGGACAACGCCCTGCTTCGGCGGTTCGACACTGTGATGGACTTCGCCCTTCCCGACGAGCAGAGCGTGCAAGCAGTCATCCGCAATCGACTCGCCGCCTTCCGGATCGGCAACCTCAGCTGGAAGCGCGTTACAGCTGCCGCTGAGGGCCTTAGCCATGCGGAGATCGCGATCGCGGCCGAGAACGCCGCGAAGCGAAACCGTCCTATCGGGCCGCACTCAGATCCGCACCGACGATCTCGTCGCTGCCCTGAACGACCGGCCACGACCAAGCGCACACCGCGTGGCGACAACCTAGGGATCATGGCGGAACGCGATCGGCCGCACTTGGTGGTCTCGGACGGGGGTGCCTCAGAGCCCTTTACCCTTGCCTCATCAGGTGGGGGAAGCGACGCTGAGGGCTTCTCGGGTGACCGCGGTGCTCATGGTCGACGGCTGAAGCGCGAACTCGAGCAGGCACTCTCGACCCCAGCGGATGACGTTGACCGCGAAGGCACCTACGTGGCATTCGTGTCGTTTCCGGGCCTCGAACTTGCCCTCGAAAGCTTGGACCCGCGCGCAACCGGG includes these proteins:
- a CDS encoding thermonuclease family protein; translation: MKALIGLAAAAIVALTAGGIKAALPGTQTGPEPTEGATTQARVTHVVDGDTIRTETLGGRQLGRVRLLGIDAPEAAHPPEPAECYAEDATRLLEQLAPVGSTVELVTDTGQPNRDRYDRLLRYVDRSTNAGDVDVTGELLASGAARRYEAGPALAREESYSTAVDDAQDAGRGLWGRC
- a CDS encoding helix-turn-helix domain-containing protein, which produces MAEQAASRSRTRPHGASDPGRGRREARHGPRPRRPPAGGPHPRAAGNGQHDQVAELIAPLDAEQLRSRDGAGRPGRPERTPSSATGPAAVCELAINAAAPMFGTTPEAIRSAERRRPVSDARAVAMTAARVVGLSLPVIAEHFDKDHGSVIHAVRHTAERPRLADAAARVTAHVNDRYTAQLPPAPRPRWSPCTRRRRGSSLTARSSMRLWRPLRPSGPHRRSCWVPTAAGRPPTAVRLR
- the resB gene encoding cytochrome c biogenesis protein ResB; translation: MWRTLTSMRTAVMLLALLAVAAVPGSVLPQRNVASDPAAVVRYEAEHPRLAPWLDRMGLFEVYSSPWFAATYLLLLFSMTGCVIPRCARLWRESRATPPPGPRRLDRMDSYHRVTLDAPRGVVLARAAAVLRGRGYRISTSDTEIAAEKGYARELGNLAFHLSLLVLLVGMAGSKLLGYEGRVALVEGETFTNVSSSYDALTPAALMDVDDLTPFSVTLRTLETAFAPSGPKVGEPRKFDAHVSYTSAGDEGSATIRPNEPLDVEGTKLFLSGHGYAPKVTVRDGRGDVVFSDAVIFLPSDGALTSDGVIKVPSAEPRQLGFEGVLLPTAPPAGGSRSEFPALWAPRLDLVAYTGDLGMDAGVPQSVFTLDKSDLQPIGRESLRIGETMELPNGAGSITFDGVARFANFQVARDPGKEIALVAGLLLLVGLTASLIVRRRRQWVRVTDLPDGGVRIELAGRSLTRRTLPDGEADELLALVTTVSPERSNRLRSPA
- a CDS encoding helix-turn-helix domain-containing protein: MAAAEAFGTTPEVLLGADRSRAAADGRAVAMTAARIQGHSLPSIARHFDRDHTTVLQATRRIANPPH
- a CDS encoding copper resistance CopC family protein, with the translated sequence MQSLLRTSLRLVALAMGVVLGAAVVPPPPASAHTELIASDPKAATTLRQPPAQVTLTFNEPMDSRLAIVALIIGNREPARLDVAPGPETTALVATIPDGMATGGTWRVTFRVTSADGHPVQGDLAFSVEEPIDVRPDHAQPADPSEPPPAQTSADADADRPGPALIAGVVGGGVLFLVLVLLLVARYLRVGEP
- the ccsB gene encoding c-type cytochrome biogenesis protein CcsB — encoded protein: MYEFALVGAASIAVAFLVARRRFPIDRLNVGVAGLALVILGFAVTVLYVPVDALIPVLNSYWLAIHVAAAIVAGGAFTISAIASVVFLFRRWRERRRGEATDPAGMTAALERAAYGLVVFGFPIWTFAVLAGAVWAEAAWGRYWGWDPKETWAFITWVLYAAYLHAQATAGWRGARANWFGVLGYAAFLFNFVGVNIWIPGLHSYAGV